TTATACATTCACCCTAATGTAGGCTTTTTTTATACATAAACACTAAACAAAAATGGATACAATTTTAATCATAATCATTTCCGCCATCGCAGGTGTGGCCGGTGGATTCGTAATCGCCAAGATCCTGGAGAAGAAGAACGTCTCCAATCTCATCAAAAATGCCCGTAAAGAAGCCGCGTCCATCTTAAAAGATGCCAGTCTCGAAGCCGAAAATACCAAAAAAGACAAAATCCTTCAGGCCAAGGAGAAGTTCATTGAACTCAAGGCGGAGCACGAACAGGTCATCCTGAACCGTGAAAAGAAAGTAGCGGAAATAGAAAAAAGGATCCGCGACAAGGAATCCCTGGTTTCCAATGAATTGGCTAAAGCCAAAAAAATCAATGATGATTTTGAAAGTAAAACCAAGGAATACAATAACAAGATAGATGTCCTCGACAAAAAGCAGGCCGAGGTGGAGCGCATGCACAAAAGCCAGCTCGAGCAGCTTGAAGTGATTTCAGGCCTGTCTACGGAAGACGCCAAAAACCAACTCATAGAAGGCCTGAAAGCCGAAGCCAAAAGCAATGCGATGTCATACATCCAGGATACCCTGGAGGAGGCAAAACTCACGGCACAACAGGAAGCCAAGAAAATCATCATCAACACCATCCAGCGCGTCGGGACCGAAGAAGCAGTCGAAAACTGCGTGTCAGTCTTCAACATCGAATCGGATGATGTCAAGGGTAGGATCATCGGGCGTGAGGGTCGTAACATCCGTGCAATTGAGGCGGCAACCGGTGTGGAAATCATTGTCGACGATACGCCGGAAGCAATCATCCTGTCGTGCTTTGACCCGGTCAGGAGGGAAATTGCCAGACTGTCGCTGCACAAACTGGTGACCGATGGCCGTATACACCCTGCAAGGATTGAAGAGGTGGTTGCCAAAACAACCAAACAGATTGACGACGAGATTGCTGAAGTCGGAAAGCGTACGGTTATCGATCTGGGCATCCATGGATTACACCCTGAACTGATCAAAGTTGTCGGAAGGATGAAATACCGTTCTTCATACGGACAAAACCTCTTACAGCACTCTCGAGAGGTTTCGAAACTTTGTGGTATCATGGCTGCTGAATTAGGACTCAATGTAAAACTTGCCAAAAGGGCCGGACTGTTGCACGATATAGGTAAAGTGCCGGATACCGAAAGTGACTTGCCACACGCACTGTTGGGAATGCAATGGGCGGAAAAATATGGCGAAAAAGAAGAAGTGTGCAACGCCATTGGGGCGCACCACGACGAGATTGAGATGAAGTCACTCCTCTCTCCTATCGTGCAGGTTTGCGACGCGATTTCGGGAGCAAGACCGGGAGCACGCCGCCAGGTGCTTGATTCGTACATCCAGAGGCTTAAGGACCTTGAAGAGATCGCTTTCGGATTCCATGGCGTGAAAAACGCGTATGCGATCCAGGCAGGACGTGAATTGCGTGTAATCGTGGAAAGCGAAAAAGTATCCGACGACCATGCGGCCAGTCTTTCTTTCGATATCTCTCAGAAAATCCAGACTGAAATGACGTATCCGGGTCAGGTAAAAATTACCGTAATCAGGGAAACAAGGGCGGTGAATATTGCAAAGTAATCCTGATCCTTTTATAAAATCAAAAGCTCCTTAACGGAGCTTTTTTTATTTTTTTATGGGGCGAATATTTTGTTAATGTCCGATTGGCTGATGGGCTTGAGAAAGTAACTTGCAATGTCGTTCTCAAAATCCCTGGCCTTGCTGATGTCTATGTTGTCATTCGACGAGGTGACCACGTAAATATCGGTGGTCAGTTCGAAATTCTCCCGAAGCTTCCTGAATTCCTCCAAAAACTGCCATCCGTCCATGATGGGCATATTGATGTCGAGTAAAATCAAGTCCGGAAATTCGTTGGCATGCAGCTTCTGCTTTAAAATCTCAATCGCATCAAATCCATTTTCAAAAAAGGAAGGGGTCAGCCTGATGTTATTTTTGTTCAGTAAATTCCGCAGGATAAAATGGTAAATCTTATCATCGTCGACCACAAACAGGTCTTTATATTTATTCATTAAAATAGATTTTGAAAATGGTGCCTTTATTTACCTCGCTGTCCACGACAATTTTTCCGCCCATGGCTTCAACCTGGTTTTTTGACATGAATAATCCCAATCCGCGTGAATTGGGATGCTTGTGAAAAGTCTTATACATCCCGAACAAGACATTTCCGTGCTTTTCCAGATTGATTCCCAAACCGTTGTCAGCAATGGAAAGCACCTTCCTGCCCTCTTCGTAATAAAAATTGTAATGGATCAATGGCGTTCGGTCCGGATGGGAATATTTGACCGCGTTGGTCGAAAAATTCAGCAGCACACTCTCGAGGTAAGCGGGATTGAAGTAGACGGTCTCGTCATCAGGGATGTCGATTCGGTATGCCACCTGGTGCCTGGCAAATTCTTCTGAGAGCAGCGTAAGCATCTTACGCAGGTAATGCCGGACATTCAGGTGCTCGCGTACCGGCTTTAAATCCGACTGTATTTCCACCAATTCCTTAAGATTGGCTATCGTTTCCGTCAGGTGGTTCGAGTTGGTCCGGATGTGAATCATGCTTTCCTGCCGCAAGGCCTCGTCGGTTTCAGTCTCCATCAAATCGAGCAGCATCTTAAAATTGCCCGCATGCGAACGCAGGTTGTGCGACACGATGTGGGCAAAATTAAGCAGTTTCTTGTTTTGTTCGCTTAACAGGTGCAGGGTCTTTTGCAGTTCGTTCTCTTTTTCAATCCGGGCCGAGATATTGCTGTGTGTCCCGATAACGCGCAACGGTTCCCCATTGATATCGCGGTCTATAATCTTGCCGCGGCTCAGTACCCAGCGGTACTCGTCGTTTTTTGTGCGGACCCTTTGCAGGTTTTCATAAAAAGGCGTGTGGTTGTCGAGATGACGCTGAATGTCATTGCTGTATTTTTCCTTGTCTTCCGGATGGATCCTGTCGTCCCAAACCCGGATGTCGAGGATCGCATCCTTTTCATCAAAATCAAGCATCTTCATCGACTGTGAAGAAAAGAAGACCTTGTTTGTGCGCACATCTAGATCCCATATCCCTTCTGATGATGCTTCCAGGGCAAACTGGTAGCGTTCTTCAGAAATCTTGAGTTTCAACGCCTGGATTCGGCTGTCGGTGTGGTCATTGATGCGGCCGTAAAACACGAGCCCGCCCTTATTATCCTCCTCAACAGTGGCCCGGACCTTGAACCAGCGTAATCCCTTGACGGGTAAATTGCAGCGGAATTCGAAAAGCAGGTTCTGCATGCTTTCCCTTGCGTTGGCAATAGCCTCCATGAGCCTGTCAAAATCTTCGGGAATAATCTTGCTGCGCAAAACATCAATGGTGTAGTAGTTGATTTCCTCTTCGGTGAGCTCAAAATGATTGATCACCGACTCGCTCATGAAAGGGAAACTGATCCTGCCTTCGCCAGAAATAGTCATCTGGAAAATCAAGTCCGGAACCTGTGACAAGAGTTTATTGTAGAAATTGATCTTATCGTCCTGCTGTAAGGAATTCGCAAAGAAATCTAATTTCATCTGTCGATATTAAAAAGGACGGACTTCCGTACTCCCATTGTTTTAAGCTTTTTACAAAAATATAAAAAATCGGCTAAAAACCTATTTTCTCGGATGAAATGCATTAATTACCTGCGTAAGGTGTTTTCTGTCTAGATGTACGTAAATTTCTGTAGTGGTGATGCTCTCATGGCCGAGCATCAGCTGGATCGACCGAAGGTCAGCACCATTTTCAAGCAGGTGCGTGGCAAATGAATGCCTGAAGGTGTGCGGACTGATCGATTTGTTCAGACTGATTTTCTCCGCGAGGTTCCTGATGATTGTAAAAACCATCGCGCGGGTCAGTTTGCGGCCGCGCCGATTCAGGAAAAGGGTATCTTCGTGGCCTTTTTGTATTGGGAACGCGGTCCTGATGTGGTCCTTGTATGAGTCGATCAATTTCCGGGTGTGGCTCCCGATGGGCAAAAACCGCTGCTTATTGCCTTTACCCGTAACCCGGATAAATCCCTCATCAAAAAACAAATCCGAAATTTTCAGATCGACCAGTTCAGACACGCGCAAGCCGCAGCCGTAAAGCGTCTCGAGCATGGATTCGTTGCGGTATCCCTCAATGCTGTCTGCCCCTTTTTTATCCTTAAGCGCAATGGCTGAGATCAATTGATCGATTTCAGAAAGCGACAACGTGTCGGGCAACTTCCTGCCCGTCCTGGGCGGTTCAATGAGCTCCATCGGGCTGTCCTTACGGTAATCCTCAAAAATGAGGTAATTGAAAAAACTCTTTAACCCGGAGATCAGCCGCGCCTGCGAGCGTGGGTTTATCGTTTTGGAAATATCGTAAATAAACTGCTGGATGTGTTCAGGGCCTATTTTAACCGGCGATACATCGATGCCATTGTCATCCAGGAAAGAGCAGAGTTTTTCGATGTCAAGGGTGTAATTGCCGATCGTATTCAACGACAATCCGCGTTCGATGCGCAGGTATGACTGGTAACTTTTTATGAATGATATCCATTTGCCCATACTGCAAATAAAGCAATAATTACGCATAAAAGAAGCCTCCCGGTCAGGAGGCTTTCACTTTATTTTAAGCAGATATTAGAAGTGCAATGCAAATCCGATATTTACCTGGAACATACCGTCTTCAGTATAGTTATCGTTAAGGCTTGAATTGTACCTTACACCTGGCTCGATAGACACATTGTCACCAAGGAACCATGCGTAACCTGCCTGCAAACCTAAGTAAGATGGTGTTTCAGCATCCGGACCTACCTCGTAGATGTCTCCAGAAGCTCCAGTATAGTCAACCTGTACCGGAATCATTCCTAAGATGTAGTATTTTGCACCGACTTTGTAAGCAAAACCGCTTCCGTCAACTGTTCCATCATCAAAAGAGTTGTAACCGATACCCGCTTTGATAGCAAGGTTATCCATAATGAAGTAACCTGCCTCAGCACCAAGGTTCATTACTTTCACATCTCCTTGTGAAGAATATCCGAAACTGGTGTTAGCACCACGGATTGCACCAAAACCTGTGTTGGCTTCGATCAACCATTTTCCTTTAGCAGTCTGACCACCATTTGATTTGGCATCATCCTGTGCGTTTGCAAAACCGAAAGCCAATAATGCAACAGCTGATAAAATAATTTTTTTCATAATTCTGTTTTGTTTTTAAATTAACTGAAACAAATTTATATCGATTCCAAGACTCAAAAATTAACAAGTATTGGGAGTTATCAACACAGTTATTAACAAGTTATAAACAACCTGGATGATTTAAAGTATTGTTAATTATTTTGAGGTTTTTGGGAATTCAGACTAATTTCGTGGGTAAGTAAAAACAAGAACCAATTTAACCTAAAAAAGAAGTTATGAAAAAAGTAATCTTATTAACAATGTTTCTGGTGTTCGGCACTGTGTCTCAGGCACAAGGTGTAAAGTTCGGTATTAAGGGCGGAGCCAACTTCGCCAATTTCGACGGTGGGGACCTAGACAGCAAGAGCATCACGAGTTTTCACGGTGGTGTATTTGTAGAGCTTGGCATCACACCAAGTTTCGCCATACAGCCTGAAGCGCTCTACTCTTCACAAGGTGCCAAAGTAGAAGGATTTGACGATGTAAAATTTGACTACATCAACATTCCCGTGATGGCGAGATTTTACGTACTGCCTGACGTGGTGAGTATCGATGCGGGTCCGCAGTTCGGTTTCCTGGTAAACGATGACTTCGGGAACATTCCGGGTGATTTCAAGACAAAATCATTTGACCTGGGTATTGCCGGTGGCGCTACAGTGAATATCGCTGCAGGATTCTTCGCTTCGGCGCGTTATATCGTCGGACTTACGGAAGCATCAAAAGAAGCTGAAATTAAAAACATGACTGCACAGCTGTCTTTAGGATACAAGTTCTAAATAACTGTGCGAAGTAATTCAAAGCCGATTCTTTTAAGGATCGGCTTTTTTATTTAAGTCCAAACCCATATTTTTACCAAAACAACCTACCATGAAAATCGCCATCATCAATGGCCCTAACCTGAATCTCCTGGGAACAAGGGAACCTGAAGTTTACGGCAGCACGACTTTTGAAGATTATTTTGACCGCCTCAAAGCACAGTTTCCCACGGTCGAATTGTTGCTTTTCCAAAGCAATATCGAAGGGGAAATCGTCGGATTCCTGCAACAATGCGGGTTCTCCTGCGACGGCATCATCCTCAACGCTGCCGCGTATACCCACACTTCGGTCGCCATCGGCGATGCTGTAAAAGCAATTACGGCACCCGTCGTGGAAGTCCACATTTCAAACACATTTGCCCGTGAAAGCTACCGCCACCAGTCGTTCGTTTCCCCGAATGCTGCGGGGGTCATCATCGGTTTCGGGCTGCAGGGCTACGCGCTGGCCGTCCGCTCTTTTTTGTAGCCGATGCAACCTTATCGGCGCTGAATTCGTCAACATACAAAACAAAAACCAATAAACCATGAAACAATTCCTTACGCTCTTTCTATTCTGCATTGCCTTTTCGTCATCCGGGCAGATCCGCGGCACGGTGACCGATGATAACAATGTCCCGCTGCCGCTCGTCACCGTCCTGGTCGAAAACACCTACAACGGCACCTCAGCCAACGAACAGGGCCAGTATGAACTGAATGTCACCCAACCCGGGAAATACACACTCATTTTTCAATACCTCGGTTTTAAAACCAAAAAAATTACCGTCAATGTTGACAAATTTCCATTTGTGCAGAATGCCGTGCTCTCGGAAGAAAGTTTGTCGCTGTCAGAGGTTGTAATCAACACCAAAGACAATCCGGCCAATGCGCTGATCAGGAAAGCCATCGCGGCTAAAAAAGCCAATTCGGCAAAAACCGCGCGTTACACCGCCGACTTCTATTCGCGCGGAATTTTCAAACTGAAAGACATGCCTAAGAAAATTTTCGGTGAGGAAGTAGGTGACATGGAAGGCATGCTTGATTCTACCGGAACGGGCATACTGTATCTTTCAGAAACCGTGTCAAAAATCACTTTCGAGAAACCCGACAACCTCAAGGAACGCATCATCGCTTCAAAAATCAGCGGAAACGACAACGGCTTCAGCTACAATACTGCGGGCGCTACGGTGTACGACTTTTACGACAACACGCTGAAATTCGGCATCAATATGATTTCCCCGATTGCGGACAATGCCTTTAATTACTACAAATACAAGCTTGAAGGCAATTTCACGGACGACAACAACAACATCATCAGTAAAATTAGGATCATCCCGCGTCGTGACTCAGAGCCGGTTTTTGAAGGGTTCATTTACATCGTCGAGGATTCCTGGGCGATCTATGCGGTGGATGTCGACATTAAGGGCTACCGCATCAAGCAGGAATTCCTTGACACGATGAAGCTGGTACAGAATTTCGGTTACAACAGAAACAACGGCATCTGGTCGAAAAACACGCAGAGCCTCGAATTTAACGCGGGAATCTTCGGCATTAAATTCAACGGAAAATTTTCTTATGTCTACACAAACTACGACTTCAGGGAATCGTTTGAGAAAAAGACGTTTACCAATGAGATCATCAGTTTCGAAGACAATTCAAACAAAAAGGACAATACCTTTTGGGACAGCAACCGACAGATTCCGCTGACAGATGAGGAAAGCAAAGATTATGTGAAGAAAGACAGTATTTACAAAGTTCGGAATTCCAGGACCTACCTCGACTCCATTGACAGGAAAGGCAACAGGTTCCGCCTGCTGAGTCCGATAACCGGCTATCGCTATGCCAACAGCTATGAGAAATGGTCGTTCAATTACCGCGGCCTGATCAATCTGGGTTCACTGAGCTTCAATACCGTGCAGGGCTGGAACCTGGGCTCGGGGTTGTCTTACCGCAAGTGGAAAGACGAGGAGAAAGGGAAATATACAAACGCCAGTGCGAACGTCAATTACGGGTTTGCTGAAGACCGGCTGCGTGTCACCGGCGATTTTTCCCACCGTTTCAACAACCGGAATTATGCGTTTGTCCATCTCTCAGGTGGGACTACCGTGGCACAATACAATCCCGAGGAACCGATCGGTAAACTGGTGAACTCGGTGAGCACGTTGTTTTTCAAGGACAACTACATGAAGCTGTACAATAAGGAGTACGCCGGAATTACTTACGGGCGTGACGTCGCTAACGGGCTGAACCTTATGGGCCGTGTCGAGTACCAGCAACGCAAGACTTTGGTAAACCACACGGATTATACGGTAATAAAGAACGACGATCCGTACACATCAAACAATCCGCTTGATCCGGCCAACGATGCGCCTGCCTTTGCGACCCATCATCTGACGAAAGCGTCGGTTTTCGCACGCATCAATTTCGGGAATAAATACATTACAAGGCCGGACGGTAAAATAAACCTGCGCAACCAGGATTATCCTACGATCTTTCTTGCCTACGACAACGCTTTTGGGGCAAGTGAAAAGAATTATGAGTTCCAATTGCTTTCCGGACGGATCTACTATGATTTTACCGCCGGAAACAAAGGCACGTTTTCGTTTAATATTAAAGGAGGAAAATTCTTCAATGGAGAAAATATTTCGTTTATCGATTACAAGCATTTCAACGGGAACCAGACACATATCGGAAAGGATGAGCGCTACCTGAACGTGTTCAACCTGTTGCCCTACTATGCTGCCAGCACGAACGACGCATACACGGAAACCCACATCGAATACGATGATAAAGGTTACCTCATCAATAAGATCCCGCTATTGAACCTCTTGCGGGCGAAGCTGGTCCTTGGGGCGCACAATCTTGCCGTTCCAGACCGGAAACCCTACCAGGAATTTTCCGTCGGGCTCGATAATCTGGGCTTAGGCAAACTTAAGGTACTGCGGGTTGATTACGTGAGATCTTATCAAAACGGATTTGTCGGGGATGGCGTGGTTTTTGGCCTGAAATTCTTAAACATCCTGGAATAATCAATTTTGGAAAGTGGTGTAAAAAAAATCCCGTCATGACCTGACGGGATTTTTTTTATTTGCTTTACAATTGCATTGCGGGCATTATCCGGTCGCCGCAATTAATCCTCGCGGCTAATCTTAGCCCCGATGGCCCTCAGCCTCGCTTCGATGTCCTCATACCCGCGGTCAATCTGTTCGATATTCTGGATGGTGCTGGTCCCTTTCGCGGAAAGTGCGGCAATCAGCAACGAGATCCCGGCACGGATATCCGGTGATGACATCGTGGTGGCTTTCAGCTGTGATTTAAAATCGTGCCCGATCACTACGGCGCGGTGCGGATCGCACAACATGATTTTTGCGCCCATGTCGATCAGCTTGTCGGTAAAGAACAAACGGCTTTCAAACATTTTCTGGTGAATCAGCACGTCGCCTTTCGCCTGCGTGGCCACGACGAGCACTATGCTCAGCAGGTCAGGCGTAAAACCGGGCCACGGTGCGTCAGCAATTGTGAGTATCGAGCCATCAATGTCAGTCTTGACTTCATAACCATTGGTGTGTGCGGGAATGTAAATATCGTCCCCGCGGCGTTCGAGCGTGATGCCCAGTTTCCTGAATGTATTGGGGATGATTCCAAGATTGTCCCAGCTTACATTCTTGATGGTGATCTCACTGCGTGTCATGGCGGCAAGGCCAATCCAGGAACCGATTTCAATCATATCGGGCAGGATGGTGTGTGTACAGCCCGATAACTTTTCAACACCTTCGATAGTCAGTAAGTTGGATCCGACGCCTGTTATCCTCGCGCCCATCGAGTTAAGCATTTTTGATAACTGCTGCAGGTAAGGCTCGCAGGCTGCGTTGTAAATGGTCGTAGTGCCTTTGGCCAGTACGGCGGCCATGACGATATTTGCGGTTCCGGTTACCGAGGCTTCGTCGAGGAGCATATCAGCCCCCTGCAAACCGTCCGCGGCCTCTACGCCGTAAAAATGGTCTTCGCGGTTGTAACGGAATTTAGCACCTAAATTGATGAATCCTTCAAAATGCGTATCGAGCCGCCTGCGCCCGATCTTGTCGCCGCCCGGCTTTGGGATGTATCCGCGGCCAAAGCGCGCCAGCAAAGGCCCGACAATCATAATCGATCCGCGCAGCGAACCGCCCTCTTTCTTGAACGCTTCGGTTTCAAGGTAACCCACGTTGACCTCGTCCGATTGGAAGGTATAGGAGCCTTTGGCCAGTTTCTCCACCTTCACCCCTAAATTCTTAAGCAGTGTAATGAGTTTATTGACATCGATAATGTCAGGAATGTTGTTGATCGTGACTTTTTCGGGTGTCAGCAATACCGCACATAAGATCTGTAAAGCTTCATTTTTGGCACCCTGCGGCGTAATTTCACCTTTAAGCGCTACACCGCCTTCAATTTTAAAAGTTCCCATTTTTGTTTATTCAGATTTGGGATTCCAAATTACAGATTTGAGAAATCATAGGGAGAAAATCCAAATCCGCGACCTGAAATCTTATTGTGTTTTCCTATTTTGGTTTTTAAATCCGGTATTCAGTTTGCCGTTTTTACCGGCTTTTGGCTTTTGGACGACGGGCTGCTGGTGTTTGTTCGACACCTTTTTGTTGGTCCGCATCAGGTCTATGGTATCAAGCAATTCTTCCGAGCCATTCAGCAAGTCGATCTTACCACCCGAAAGTTCATACAGGTGCTCAAAAATCACGTCGTCTTTCACTGTGTCCTTGTTCCAGCTCAGATACGATTTCTTCATGTGGTTGGCAATGACTTTTATCAACGCGTTCTTCAGTTCATTGTCTTCCCAGCTGTTTGCCACATCAATCATGTACTTGATGTTGTTGCCGTAAAACCGGTACTTCGGAAAGTTCTGCGGATAAGGCAGGACATCCGGCCGAAGCTGCAATACCTCGCGCGAGGGAATCGGGTATGGTGAATCCACATCCAGCTTAAAATCGGACATGATGAAAATCTGGTCCCACAATTTATGCTGAAAATCCGGCACATCCCTCAAATGCGGATTGAGGCTGCCCATCACCTGGATGATGTATCGTGCTGCCTTGTTGCGCTCTTCGCGGTCCTCGATGACCACTGCCTGGTCAATCAGTTTTTGCAGGTGCCGCCCGTACTCCCTGATGATCAGGTGCGGGCGTTCGGCGTTATATTCGAGTTCGTTTACAACGTCGTTCGCGTTTTCCTTGATGTATTTCTGGTTCATTTATAACGAAATTATGCCTTCAATATCCGACACGGCAACATATTTTTCAATTACGGCGTCCGGATTTACCATGGTTACGTTCACCGAAACCGAGGTGTATTTTCCTGTCTTGGACTGATGCGTCGAGATTACCGCGCCCAGGTTATTGAACGCATTCTCGACTTCCCGGATTTTGGCGGGATCGGTCGGGACAATAAATTTATATAAATATTCTGAAGGCCAGCTGCTTGTCGTGGATAACTCTTCCTTTAACCGCACGTAGAATTCTTCTGTCTTTTTATCCATTTTATCAAAATAAACGCAAATATACAGTTTTAGAACGGAGATTGCCGATTTGCATTCCACATTTTATATTTCTGCCGATAGTGCCTGGATGCAATTTATTATTAATTGTTAATTGCCGATTGCAGGATATCAATTACCAATCGTTATCTTTGCGCCTTATTTTCAAAAAGTGGACAAGGAAATTGTTGTCATCATCGGCGGTCCCGGAACCGGTAAAACCACCATCATCGACGGGCTCACGGCAAAAGGATACTGCTGTTATCCCGAAATCTCGCGCGAGGTGACCATGGAAGCCAAGAAACAGGGCATCGAACAATTGTTCCTTGAAAATCCGTTACTGTTCAGCGAACTGCTGCTGGAGGGCCGCAAGAAGCAATTCATCAACGCCTGCTCCGAATCGCATGACATTGTATTCCTCGACCGCGGCATCCCTGACGTACTGGCTTACATGCATTATATCGGCGACAGTTACCCGTCACATTTCGATGCGGCATGTCGTGAAAATACCTACACCAAAATTTTCATTCTTCCACCCTGGGAGGAAATATATGAAAGCGACGACGAACGCTATGAGAATTTCGAACAGGCCAAACTCATTTACAGCCACCTGGTCGAAACCTACGAAAGTTACGGCTACAAGCTCATCGATGTCCCTAAGGGCACTGTGGATGAGCGTATTGATTTTATACTGCGCCATATTTCCTAAGCGCGGAATCCGGTTTTATTTGACTAACTTTCCGACGTAGTAACCGACGACATGTTAAATTTCGAATTATAAGCCATGCCTACCGCCGTTGAAATCCTCAAAAATTACTGGAACCACGACCGTTTCCGGGACCTGCAACAGGACATCATTGACGCTGCCATGGACAAGCGGGATACTTTTGCACTATTGCCTACAGGCGGTGGAAAATCAATTTGTTTCCAGGTCCCCGCATTGATGCAGGACGGCCTCTGTCTTGTGATATCACCGCTGGTTGCCCTGATGAAGGACCAGGTAGCCAATCTGCAAAAGCGAAACATCAAGGCCATTGCACTCACGGGCGGACTCCGCACAGAAGAGGTTTCGGACCTGCTCGACAACTGCCAATTCGGAAATTATAAATTCCTGTACCTGTCACCCGAAAGGCTGCAGTCTGACTGGATTATAGAACGCCTGAAAAGCCTCTCAATCAACCTTATTGCCATCGATGAGGCGCATTGTGTGTCACAATGGGGACATGATTTCCGTCCCGCATACCTTAAGATAGCCAACCTCAGGAACCATTTCAACAAAGTACCTTTTATGGCGTTGACTGCTTCAGCGACCCCGAAAGTACAACAGGACATCATCTCCGGGCTCGGCATGAAAGAGGTATCCGTTTTCCAAAAATCATTTGAGCGGAAGAATATTGCATACATGGTTTTTGAGACGGAAGACAAGCTGCACCGCATCACGCAAATCCTGAAAAAAAACCCCGAGCCGTCAATCATTTATGTCCGCAACCGCAAATCATGTCATGATATGTCATCGCAGCTGCAATCGCTGGGTTTTTCGGCGACGTATTATCACGGCGGACTCCCGGCCGCGGAAAAATCAAGGAACATGCAGTCATGGATGGAAGAAAAAGCACAGGTCATCGTAGCCACGAACGCATTTGGGATGGGTATCGATAAGGGCAATGTCAAAAACGTAATCCACGTCCAGCTGCCTGAAAACATCGAAAGTTATTACCAGGAAGCGGGACGCGCCGGGCGTAATGAGGAAAAAGCATTTGCGGTGCTGTTGTACCATCGGTCGGACACGACACAGGCCCGCAGCCAGTTTATCTCGGTTTTGCCTGATAAAGAGTTCCTGACCAGGGTATTTGTCAAACTCTGCAACTACCTTCGCATCGCCTACGGGGAAGGAATTGACGAACGCTTTGGCTTCAACCTGAACCATTTTTGCACACAATATGATTTCCCGGTATTGAAAACCTACAACGCATTGCAGTTCC
The nucleotide sequence above comes from Flavobacterium magnum. Encoded proteins:
- the rny gene encoding ribonuclease Y: MDTILIIIISAIAGVAGGFVIAKILEKKNVSNLIKNARKEAASILKDASLEAENTKKDKILQAKEKFIELKAEHEQVILNREKKVAEIEKRIRDKESLVSNELAKAKKINDDFESKTKEYNNKIDVLDKKQAEVERMHKSQLEQLEVISGLSTEDAKNQLIEGLKAEAKSNAMSYIQDTLEEAKLTAQQEAKKIIINTIQRVGTEEAVENCVSVFNIESDDVKGRIIGREGRNIRAIEAATGVEIIVDDTPEAIILSCFDPVRREIARLSLHKLVTDGRIHPARIEEVVAKTTKQIDDEIAEVGKRTVIDLGIHGLHPELIKVVGRMKYRSSYGQNLLQHSREVSKLCGIMAAELGLNVKLAKRAGLLHDIGKVPDTESDLPHALLGMQWAEKYGEKEEVCNAIGAHHDEIEMKSLLSPIVQVCDAISGARPGARRQVLDSYIQRLKDLEEIAFGFHGVKNAYAIQAGRELRVIVESEKVSDDHAASLSFDISQKIQTEMTYPGQVKITVIRETRAVNIAK
- a CDS encoding response regulator, which translates into the protein MNKYKDLFVVDDDKIYHFILRNLLNKNNIRLTPSFFENGFDAIEILKQKLHANEFPDLILLDINMPIMDGWQFLEEFRKLRENFELTTDIYVVTSSNDNIDISKARDFENDIASYFLKPISQSDINKIFAP
- a CDS encoding PAS domain-containing sensor histidine kinase codes for the protein MKLDFFANSLQQDDKINFYNKLLSQVPDLIFQMTISGEGRISFPFMSESVINHFELTEEEINYYTIDVLRSKIIPEDFDRLMEAIANARESMQNLLFEFRCNLPVKGLRWFKVRATVEEDNKGGLVFYGRINDHTDSRIQALKLKISEERYQFALEASSEGIWDLDVRTNKVFFSSQSMKMLDFDEKDAILDIRVWDDRIHPEDKEKYSNDIQRHLDNHTPFYENLQRVRTKNDEYRWVLSRGKIIDRDINGEPLRVIGTHSNISARIEKENELQKTLHLLSEQNKKLLNFAHIVSHNLRSHAGNFKMLLDLMETETDEALRQESMIHIRTNSNHLTETIANLKELVEIQSDLKPVREHLNVRHYLRKMLTLLSEEFARHQVAYRIDIPDDETVYFNPAYLESVLLNFSTNAVKYSHPDRTPLIHYNFYYEEGRKVLSIADNGLGINLEKHGNVLFGMYKTFHKHPNSRGLGLFMSKNQVEAMGGKIVVDSEVNKGTIFKIYFNE
- a CDS encoding site-specific tyrosine recombinase, coding for MGKWISFIKSYQSYLRIERGLSLNTIGNYTLDIEKLCSFLDDNGIDVSPVKIGPEHIQQFIYDISKTINPRSQARLISGLKSFFNYLIFEDYRKDSPMELIEPPRTGRKLPDTLSLSEIDQLISAIALKDKKGADSIEGYRNESMLETLYGCGLRVSELVDLKISDLFFDEGFIRVTGKGNKQRFLPIGSHTRKLIDSYKDHIRTAFPIQKGHEDTLFLNRRGRKLTRAMVFTIIRNLAEKISLNKSISPHTFRHSFATHLLENGADLRSIQLMLGHESITTTEIYVHLDRKHLTQVINAFHPRK
- a CDS encoding outer membrane beta-barrel protein, whose translation is MKKIILSAVALLAFGFANAQDDAKSNGGQTAKGKWLIEANTGFGAIRGANTSFGYSSQGDVKVMNLGAEAGYFIMDNLAIKAGIGYNSFDDGTVDGSGFAYKVGAKYYILGMIPVQVDYTGASGDIYEVGPDAETPSYLGLQAGYAWFLGDNVSIEPGVRYNSSLNDNYTEDGMFQVNIGFALHF
- a CDS encoding porin family protein, translated to MKKVILLTMFLVFGTVSQAQGVKFGIKGGANFANFDGGDLDSKSITSFHGGVFVELGITPSFAIQPEALYSSQGAKVEGFDDVKFDYINIPVMARFYVLPDVVSIDAGPQFGFLVNDDFGNIPGDFKTKSFDLGIAGGATVNIAAGFFASARYIVGLTEASKEAEIKNMTAQLSLGYKF
- a CDS encoding type II 3-dehydroquinate dehydratase; amino-acid sequence: MKIAIINGPNLNLLGTREPEVYGSTTFEDYFDRLKAQFPTVELLLFQSNIEGEIVGFLQQCGFSCDGIILNAAAYTHTSVAIGDAVKAITAPVVEVHISNTFARESYRHQSFVSPNAAGVIIGFGLQGYALAVRSFL